ATCTCAGAGAAGAGATTTTTTTGACTTCTGAGTTGGGGGAGGAATAAAGAATGATCatagttataataattattataactagttataataataactattatAATAACAGCTattataataatagctattccTTATTGAATGCCACTATTACTCACTACTATACTGGatacattttatagtttatttcagTTAATCCTCCAAGTTACCTTATTAGATAGACACTgttgtctccattttataaatgaggaaaacaaGGACTCAAAGAGGCTAAGTCACCGGACTACAATCTTACGGCTAGGATGTGGCAGACCCCAAAATGAAGCCTGTTTGCCTGACTCCAAGCCTATGTCTTTTCATTAAATGTTGCTGTCACTCTATCTAAGAGCAAAAATTTTCCTCTGACTGAAGAGCCTCTTGAGGGCCCTCTTCATGTCCTTATTCCTTAGGCTATAGATAAAAGGGTTCAACGTGGGAGTCACTATGGTATACATTGCAGCTGTTGCAATGTCCTTATCTTCAGAGGCGATAGAGGGAGGACACAGGTAGGCACTGAAGAGGGTCCCATAGAACACACAAACAATGCAGAGGTGGGAACTGCAGGTGGAAAAGGCCTTGCCCGCCCCACCATGGGTTCGGACCCTCAGAATAGCAGGCACAATGTAGATGTAGGAGGTGACAATGCATAGAAAGGGGATGATGAGTACTGTGCCTCCCAAGACAAAAACCATCATCTCATTGATGTGGGTGTCAGAACATGATAGCTTCAGGACAGGAGTGATGTCACAGAAAAAGTGAGCAATTTCCCCAGTCACACAGAAGGACAGTCGAGCCATGAGGAGTGTGTGGGTCAAGGCAACAACGTTGGTGAGGACCCAGCACAACACGAGGATTAGGGCACAGACTTGGGGGCTCATGACTGTGGAGTAGTAGAGGGGGTGGCAAATGGCCACATAGCGGTCATACGCCATGGCAGCCAGGAAGAAGCTGTCCAGATCACCAAACatcagaaagaaatacatttgcgTGAGGCAACCCGTGTAGGAGATGGTGTGATGCCGCGTCTGTACATTCACCAGCATCTTGGAAACTGTGGAGGAGGTTAAACCCATGTCAACAAAAGACAGGTTGGCCAAGAAAAAGCACATGGGGGTGTGGAGGTGCAGGTCAGAGCCAATGGCCAGGATGATGAGCAGGTTCCCAGTCAAGGTGACAAGATATACACACAGGAAAATTCCGAAGAGAGACTGTTTTGCTCTGGAGACACTGATATTCCTCGGAGGAAAAATTCAGAAACGCTGGACTGGTTTTCCATGACTCTGCAGCATCTGGAGCTGAGGGAAGACAGTTAGAATGCCAGATTTCATCTAAAACTGCATGGGCTGACTCCCAAATCTCCCTTTAAGTTCACTGTATTCCTAATCCTGAGTTTATCTTCAATCTGACCctacttcttttctctctttctcaggaTCTCATTCAGCAcccccttctcctctctcccaTGATTTAATCTTCTACACAGAGTATCCTTCCAAAAAGGTCAGGGCATATTCTTCCTTGGCATTATCATGCCTTAGACTAAGCCTACAACCTCCTGTGAGTTTTATTCTTGCATTAGGCTGTATACCTGAGTAGACTGAGGTCAGCTAAATTTTACATTCTTTGGGGAGGTAGCCGAAAAAACTCAcacaaaattcttatttttgaCACATCCTCATTCATTTTAGAGTGAAGGGAATATGAAGGATTCATgcctctttatttcttcattttttttttgaagaagaaaatatgaagcCTTGCATTTCTCCCTGCATTTGAGTTTTTGTCACTGGCATCATCATCATCCTGTAGCTAATGCAGATTAAGTTGGCCACATATATGACAGGCACTCTGCTGAGTactttaagattctttcctttaatCCTTAAACAACACTAGGATACAGAGATTATTATTCTTACCCTTACATAAGAAAACTAAGGCTAGGGATGTTTACGTGAATTATACAAAGACCCCACAGCTCATAAATATTTGAGACAGAATTCAAACCCACAGCATTGGATACCAGAGACTGCACCATCAATCAATATAAATAGAAAGTAACTTTCTACCACCAAATTTGTGTTTTATCTCTCAGTACTCCTAGTTTACCATACTCAGTCTCACTCACCCTtactgtcttttgtatttgtattttacagaaGAACAATGAAGTTTAAGAACTAGATAGAACCTGTAAGATCACCTGGTCCAGAGGTCCCCTAGCATTGGTCTGTAGACTAGTTtatcatgatcaagtgagatgCTTGTTTAAAATCCtgatcctggccaggcatggtggctcacatctgtaatcccagcactttgggaggccgaggaggtctggagttccagaccagtctgaccaacatggcgaaagcctgtctctattaaaaatacaaaaattagctgggcgtggtggcacatgcctgttatcctagccaCTCAgtaatctgaggcaggagaatcgcttgaaccttcgaggcagaggctgcagtgagctgagatcacaccactgcactccagcctgggcaacagagcaacactccatctcaaaaaaaagaaaaatgcccgATCCCTACCTCAGACCTGTGGAATTTAAATTTCTAGGATACAGTTTAAGTGCCTgcttaaaaactaaaattgaacCCTTCTCAGGTATTTGGATGCTCAATGAGGATTAAGAAAATGTTGCTTAGTTCAACTCCTCCCTTTGATTCAGATACATAAGCTAAAGTTCAAAAGAATGAAGTGATTGAAAAAGTTGACACTATGTCTTGGAGGAAGATATGGTACAAAAACCAGGATATCTGTGCTCTCAGACaggtgttctttttaaaaaatcagctatcttttcatttttttgaattattctttgttattaatatcttacaaatcaaaatgtgttttcctgatttttattcAGAGTCTATACCTAAAGAAAAAGTTACCTTCAAATGGATAGCTTTACTAAAGCACTGTTCATATTTTGAAGTGGATACTTCAAACTTTAGATAGAGGAACATCTGAGAACTATTGCATATGTATCTATTTCTGAACACTACACTGGCTGAAGAACATCTCAGGGTTATATAACTTCCCTGAGAGATCAGAAAGCTACAGTCCAAGTTATTTTCTCCCCTACTTCGTCACTTGATAGGGCACATTCTGACAGGGCACATTCTAATAACCACGTCCAGGAGGATAAGAGATCCTCTTATGATTCAGCTGATTGTCTCATCAAGAGAAGGGTTACAAAGTGGCAGGCAATGCCTTGTTTTCCTGGCATGGAGACCCTGCCTTTAGCAAGTATCTCCTTTCATTGCGGTTTTCAAAGAGACTGTAAGTTGTTTTGGGGAAGAGCAGCATCGTTTTGATCCTCTGTGTTGGCATATATGGCCTTGATCAGGCTATTTCTATGGCGGTTCTTTGATCTACGGCACCAACTGCTTAACATCAGAAAACTCCCCCAATCCTCAAAACGGGTCGAAGGCTCACCACTGTAAGCCTAGTTTTTTaccttctgtcattttttttctctactcaAGCACCTTGCACTATCTCTTGCCCTGTcgtttggtttttctctttccctaaaaGGATTTCTCATCCTTCATCCTATCTATGGCCTCATAAAACTCTGTAGGTCCTTGCAACATCACGGGGATGCTTCCAGAAACTTGAGCCAATCCTTTCCTCTGTCACCCCAGGGTAGTGAGGTCCCTTTACTTACCTCCACTGCCTCTTCATCTACTGTGTCAGCCAGCAGATAAGAGCTGGCTTGAATATGATGGAGAGAGTATTCCAAATGTAGGACATGCCCACCTGCTTGCCACTACCATGGTAAAGGAGAAGCCAATACAGAGGTCCTTAATTTGAGGGGAAGAGCTCAGATTCTTCCTTACAATCTGTGTGATGGCATTAACTAAAATCAGGGTACAGGATCaagaataataaatacaaatggcaAAGAGCTGGAAGCAGAAGTTAGATTGCTAAATCAAGATTGAAAATATACTTAAAGGGGCTtaagggaggggtggggagactAGGATTGTAGAGAAGAAGTCCATGAGATTAATAAAGGATTGCAAAGCCAAGTCAAGGCCAGATCAGTAGGGGAGGATGGAGCTGTCACAGTTACATTCATCAGCTAGAACAGAGAAGATCAGAAAGAAGAGTATTTGAGATGACCTGGGACACATGGTACTCTGATCTCACCTAACCAAGATCTCTGGGACTTTTGaagttttctatatttatattttgaaacctGAACTGATAAACTCAGAAGCAGGGAGCTGCTGGCTCATCAGGCTCCTACCAGGAGGAGGCTGAATGTGCTCCACGTAGGGCAGCTACATACAGGGAGTCATGGGACAGAGTTCCCTAGAGCCCTGTTAGTGTTAACCCTCATAATTGCCcaattttctctctgtgtctcttatAACAGACCAAATTAGTACAGTGctggctttatttaaaaattgggaagctttacttctttctttatgTTAAGTGGTAGTGTTAAGGAGTTAAGGTATTAGTATTGATTTGTAACCACAGTCTTTGGCAAAAAGGAACTTTCTATGTAAATGCATCTCTTTGCTTCCCCCTTACAATAAGGTTTTTGCTTCTAACCTCCTCtaaaaaaaacccccacaagcTGCTAACATCCACCTTTACAAACAGTTTAATGGCATATGACATATCTTTAAAGAATTCTTATGCTTCTGGTTAATGTTATACTAAACCCATGTATCTAATTTCACTCTACTAAAAGTGATTGgaaattttactaaattttactaaatttaGTAAAATCACTCTACTAAAAAGTGAttggaaaaaaaagacataaaacccACAAGGACAGAGAATAGAGGCAAGCAAATAATAACCACAAATTGTGGAAACTAGAAACCCGATGGATACGTGGGTGATGACTTACACTGCCCTCAGCTTGATCAAAACTTAGATTGATTTCCTCCTCGCTAAAGGCCCCTGGCTtcccttttctttacatttgcATTAGAGAACttataattgtaattttttttctctgctcttttgAGATGTAAATATTCTCCTAGACTCTTGATGGTTTCATAGCTCAAGAATGTCTTTCTCCAGGACCTGGGAGCTATTCCTTGGAAATGCAATCATCAAGAAAGATAGATAggttccagtttcattcttctgcatatggatagccaactttgccagcaccatttattgaatagggtatcctttccccatttatttttgttggtcAAAGGTCAGTTGGTTGTAAGTATGTgactttatttctaggttctctattctgttccactgatctatttgtctatttttgtaatagagccatactgttttcattactataacctcatagtatagtttgaagtcaggtaatgtgatgcttcgaGCTTTACTCTTTTGCGTATggctgctttggctatttggctcttttttggttccatatgaattttagaatttttttttctaattttgttaaaaattatggtgatttgataggaattgcattgaatctgtagattgctttgggcagcacATTCATTTTAATGTTATCGGCTCTTTCTATCCACAAGCACAGGGtgttttttctttggtttgtgCCATTGAAATGGCCTCATTGCCTGGGCTCACATCTGAAGTTCTTGGTCTCAtggctgagaaaataaaaaatgtggacACACCAAGGGTGAGGTCAGAGCAGAAGCAGAAGTTTaataggtgaaagaaagagaacagcTCTCTGCAGCAGAGAGGGCTCCTGGAAAGGGTTGCTGTTTTTACAGTTGAAtgcaaaagttttttgtttttttttttttgagacggagtctcactctgtcacctaggctagagtgcggtggcacaatctcagctaactggaATCTCCGCCGctttggttcaagtgattctcctgtctcagcagctgggattacaggcgcccaccaccactcacagctaatattttgtatttttagtagagatttggtttcaccatgttggccaggctggtgtcaaactcctgatcttgcgattcgctcatctcagcctcccaaagtgctgagattacaggcatgagccaccagtccAGGCCAAATGCAAAGGCTTTGATAAGAAAGTGATGAGGGCTGGGTGTCTCATTTGCATGAGGTATGAATTTCTGGTAACACCACCCTATCCTCCTAATGTGCATGTGGGCCTTCAGCTTGAGTTACTCCATATTGCTTTGTTCCTCTTACTTCAGTGCATGTGTCAGGGAAAGGAATTTTCCACTGTGGGCATATCTATGCAAGTCACCAGTGTAGCCCTTCTTATCTGTGCAGCTGTGGGCATGTCTCAGGTACCCACCACCCCCCCCCACAATCCCCACCATTCAGTACAAGTTCTCTTATCATTGCCTGCAggctgttcttttgttttaaataattcaacCGAGGACCCACTCTAACTGCCTGCCTGACTGAGTTTattgctttctcctctctcttcatctgtgatttctttcacaAGTGTTTTATATTGTCCTTatagaggtctttcacttcctgggttaaatgtattccttggtatcttattttatgtgtgtttgtggctgttgtaaatggaattgggttcttgatttggttctcagctacagtgttgttggtgtatagaaatgcaactgattttttgtgctttaattttgtatcctgagacattatTGAACTTGCTTATCAGATCTGGGAGTCTTTTGGAGCAATCTttaggttttctaggtataagatcatgtcatcagtgaacagagatagtttgacttcttcctttcctatttggatgccttttgtttatttttcttgtctgattgctctggctaggacttctagtactatgttgaacaggagtagTAAGAGAAGATACCTTTgtcatactatgcagccatataaaataatgaaatcatgtcctttgcagcaatatggatggatcCTAAGTGACATAACTCAgattcagaaaattaaataccatatgttctcacttataagtgggaactaaccaatgggtacacatgaacataaagatggaaataacagaCACTGAGAACTCCAAAATCAGGGAGACAagagctgaaaaactacctaaagggtacaatgttcactatttggatGACCAGTTCACTTGAAGTCCAAAGCTCAGCATTATGCAATACacccatgcaacaaacctgcacatagaCTCCCtgaatttaaagttaaaaaatacaaagatagtACACCTATCTCTCAGTCTCTTTGGGAAGGTAGGGACCTGACTTTCAAAAGTGCCCCTTTTGAAAGCAAATACAGATGCCCTAATCACACTGACCAACCTCCCTGATAACACCCTGCAGTAGTTTTCTACAAGCTCACCCTAGCTCTTAAAAGTCCTCCTGCCCTTTGTTTCAGCAGAGTTGAGTTTATTCTGTCTCCCCTATTACAGTAATCTTGACTCCTACTGCAATCATATTAAATAAAGTCTTCCTTGCCTGTTCAACTCTGTGCAGTGCAATTTTTCTTTGACAGTTCACTGAGTTAACAGATGCATGAAAACTAAATCCTAAGCTGGCAGTAGATAAAATAGAGGAAACAATCTGAACAACACTGAAAAAATCCTTAAAATGCCCAGAAACTGGCATCCCTTGGTGGCTCTTGGACTTGAGAGTAAAAGGGAAATAAACTAAGAAGAAAGAGATGATAGCTATTTCAGAAGAATTTGGATCCCTAATTTCCCACTTTTCACTGCACACTGCTTAAATATTGTCCCTCTCTTATCCCAACAGAAGTTAGGAGATTTACTTTCTGAATAAATCTGAGTCTTGGGGTGGCCATAGACAGCTAAGATTAGTGCACTATATTAAAGATAAGAGAATTATATGACTACATACGCATACCAAATGCTGAATCTGAAATGCACAgtcctttatttatatttagctGCCAAGCCTCCACCTTAATTACAGAATATTAAAAGAAGCTTCTTTGGAGTTTGACTAGCCCAAGAGAAAAGAACTAAAGATACTGACATTGAgggttttttccccctaaaacaTGTTCCCTACCCACATCACCCTACAGTGAAACTCAAAGTAGACAGCTCCATCTACAAGCACAGAGCTTCCAATCAGTTTCCACAAATGTTATTTGGTTATGGCATATATCCACAAAGTACATAAATCTCAAGCGCACAGCTCAATAACTTTTTCACATGTATACACCAATGTAAACACCCCACAGAtcaatatatataacatttccaTAAAGCCAGAACACTCCCTCTTGCCCCTTCTGAGGCACTGTCCACTCAGAAGTAATTGCTTTCTGACTCATACCAACATAGGATTAGTTTGGCCTGTTTTCAAAGTTCATGTAAAAGGAGTGATTCTGCAGAACTCTTGTATTTGGCTTCTTGAGCTCAACATTACATCTGTGAGACTCAATCATGTTGCATATAGCAGAAGTTTGTTCTTTAAAATTGCTATATAGCATTTTATTATACAAACAATCCatagtttattcatttctctGTTGAATAACGGTGGACAAATGGATTACTTCCaatattttggctattacaaGTAAAGCTGATAGATATATTCTCAAGCATTTTGTGGGACACTTTGCTTGAGTGTACACCTGGAATAGCAGTAATGTTTCTGGGCAATAGGCAAGTAATATTTAGCTTTAGTAGACGTagacaaactgttttccaaaatgtttctGTACATGCACAGTCTCATCCAAACAATTGAGAGTTCTAGTTGCCTCATATTTTCAACAGAACTAGTTGTTCTAGTCTTCTTTCCTgacattttattacaaaaaattttaaaaacatacagcaaagttgaaagaattttacagtAAACATTCCTGTGCCCGTCACCTTTAACACTTTATTATACCTGCTTCCACacattcatctattcatccttcactctattttattttaaaataaaccttacTGGggttctatttatataaaatgtgccTATTTTAGATGCACATTTTAAGAGCTTTGACAAATTAATATACCTGTGTAAACTACCACAGTCAAGATATGGACTTGATTCCAAGTCCCATGCAGCCAGCCATCTGAATTCTGTCATTGTAGATTGAGTTTGCTTTTCCCAGAGTCAAATAAATAGAATCTTACAGTATGCACACTTATGTCTGGTTTCTTTGGCTCAGGAAAGTGTTTGAGATTCGTCCGTGTTGTGGTGTATATCAGTAACTTATGCTTTCATTGCCgagtagtattctgttgtatacCACAATTTGCTTAGGCCTTCTATAGCTGATGGGGATTTTGGCTGTAACTATTTTTGATCATTATGAAAAAGCAGCTATGAACACTCATGTACAAATTTTGGGGTGAACACATTTCATATAATAACTGTatgttcagtattttaaaaaatattcactttcCAAAGCAGTTATACCACTTTACATTTTTACCAGCACCATAGGGGGATTCCAGTTGctcatattttttgttgtttagacagggtcttcttctgtcacccagactggagtgcaggggtgtgatgatctcagctcactgcagcttcaaccttctgggttcaagcaaccttCCCaattcagtctcccaagtagctggga
The sequence above is a segment of the Saimiri boliviensis isolate mSaiBol1 chromosome 2, mSaiBol1.pri, whole genome shotgun sequence genome. Coding sequences within it:
- the OR1N1 gene encoding LOW QUALITY PROTEIN: olfactory receptor 1N1 (The sequence of the model RefSeq protein was modified relative to this genomic sequence to represent the inferred CDS: inserted 1 base in 1 codon) encodes the protein MENQSSVSEFFLRGISVSPEQXQSLFGIFLCVYLVTLTGNLLIILAIGSDLHLHTPMCFFLANLSFVDMGLTSSTVSKMLVNVQTRHHTISYTGCLTQMYFFLMFGDLDSFFLAAMAYDRYVAICHPLYYSTVMSPQVCALILVLCWVLTNVVALTHTLLMARLSFCVTGEIAHFFCDITPVLKLSCSDTHINEMMVFVLGGTVLIIPFLCIVTSYIYIVPAILRVRTHGGAGKAFSTCSSHLCIVCVFYGTLFSAYLCPPSIASEDKDIATAAMYTIVTPTLNPFIYSLRNKDMKRALKRLFSQRKIFALR